In Calliopsis andreniformis isolate RMS-2024a chromosome 6, iyCalAndr_principal, whole genome shotgun sequence, the genomic window ATAAAGTCTTATTTATTCGATAACACAGGGAAAAGAGATAATTAATTACACAGTAGTTTAGAATTCAATTTTGCTATTTAATATTCTCTGCAAAGTGGCAAATGCTTCAACACGTGCAAAAATATTGCAAAGCCTTGGATCATTTTTCCTACAATTTCATTTTCGCTTATTTTTCCAAATAAACTatacaatatttattttgtctccCAGATAACAAACTATCAATTCACAAAAATAAATGGAATACAAACTTGAAATTGGTTATTTTTCTTCTCTCTTAAATCTGTATTATTAATCACCCAGACAATAAAAGATTTAAATCTTCGAAGAACAGAGATGTGCATACAAAGATGTGCATACAACAGGATACCTCCTTCAAATGCAGGAGACCAGAACTATCATTCATTACGTAATTACATATTCTAAACGACGCAGAAGTTCTACCGTAATTATCGCACATTACAGTCATTTTATACGTCTCGCACTTTAAGTGGAAAATTAGTAACAAAGTAAATCGTCAGAAGTTCGACAGGGTATTGTGTGTATCACATAATTGAACGTCACTAATGAAAGGTTGCCTCCAAGTGCATACGTGATTCAGACCGCTGCGCAAAATGCGACATGCACGTCGACTATTCATGATATTTAAGCCCCTACGATGTTATCGGTATAGTTCTCCCGATATCTTCGTAATCGAATCCGGGTAGAAGAAAAGTTTCGAGATTCGCAATGGATTATATGGTCGTTAATAACAAACTTCACCGAGCTGAACGATTAAAATCCTTCGTTAACCAACGCAAATACTATGAATTATTCACGATAGGACTTGGCCGCGCTGTAATTAAACGACTGCGTCTCTAACAGATTTTCGTAACTTAATCCTTGATCAGCCGCTGAAAACCTTTTAACCTTTTTCGATGGACATTTATCCGCGGATCTAACAAATTTAATTCAATGGAAGATATCTGCGAGTAAATCCTTGGGAGATTGATATCGACGCGCTTCCTTGAAAGGATTAAATCAAACGCTGGCGAGTTTATGGAAGAGATATGAAATTGTACCTTTGCGACTAGCTTTGCGTTGGCGTGTGACAGAAAGCGTTGAAATTTATTTGACAGTTTCGTGGAAATAGATTATTTAATTTGATGTTATTTATTAATACATAAAATAGGATTAGAGAACTGAACGCTTATGAATTGCTCAAATCGTGTTGTGACTGCTCAGAAAAAATTCTGTGACATTTCTCTAGTGCCAAGTTTCATTCGGTTTTTATTACTTCAGCGAAGAAGAATAAGATCCTTAAAAGACATGGAAGACAGTCATAGAAAGTCATAGGTTACGCACAGCAGATTAACTTGTTACCGAAGAATCCTATAAAATTTTCCAATCAACTTACGGAAAGTAATACACAGTGAATTATGAAAAATCATTGCATTTATGTAAGTACTTAAATGCTAAAAGAATTCAGTATCGTTCTAGAATTGCAGAGTCTGGAGAGAAGTTAAACATAAACATTCCAAAgagagatttttaaattaatttaaattaaaatctcAGGCATAAGTCTGACTCGCAACCGTCCTGATTTCACTCATGCATTACTATTCTATCTCTTTATGCGATTAGGTCAAGCAGTATACCACGTACAAATAAACAATTCTTTAAAATACTCCTCATACTCTGCTACTAAAATTTTATTTAGTCTACTAACTAAAATACTCCTTACAAATACTCCTCACTTCATAAAAATTCATAGAAGCACCTACTTTCATCCACACCCCCCTACCTAGCACCCCTTCACCTACATCTCTTTCATTCACCACATTCCCCGAGCTCCGcatcaaagttcaataatccaaacctagatccgcaAGAATGTAACACGGTTTCCccagcaaacctcagtccatcgCTCAACCAGCGAACCTTTCAGCCATCGACCCGTGTTCTGCGCCGTGATTAACCCTCAAACGTCCGACCCTGGGTTAAATTTAATCTGAACACTTTGTGTATACACTGTGCAAATGACgaataaagaatattttattaccTAATTTTGGCAGAGAAAccatttttaaaatacatattAGTATGGGTCCAGAAAGACCCAGGGTCGGCCTCTTACCTTATGGCCCAAGGTTCGCCATCCAAAAGTTAAGTGCCAATGCACACATGCGATATATTGACGCACGATCTCGCTGTAATTATGTTCCTCTTTGTTTTCCCAATTACAAACAACGAAGGAAGATATACGATCTGTTCATGTGTCAAAATATCGTTCTTGTGCATTGGCCCTAAGCACGGCCTCTTCCTTCTTGGGAAGAGCACCCTGGTGTCCATCAAGATCGTAATCGATCTCCAAAACAGGCGAAGGGCCGCGTTAGGTACTCGATGGTCGTTAAAGAAATTATGACAATTGAGTAAGCATCCTTTACCAGGGACCCGATGACATTTAGCGCAATGTGACATGCTGATCCCCGGGAAGGTAGTCTCTCTCCGGGTGATGTACAGCGTGTTGTTGTCCCCGTACGTTTCCCCACACATGCATCCTCGGCGTGCATCGCGCGTTAAATGAGGATCCGTGTAAGCCCCCTTGAGCTCCCCCTCGTCCCCATCGTTCCGTCTCTTTCCACCTGTCGCGATTCCCTCTTTGTCAGCCGTGCCAATGTCTCCGTGTCCCATGTGCGTCCTCTTAGGAGCACACGGTGGCTATCGTTACTTAGGCAAACGGTCGTATTGGTGATGCCTCCAGGGGTATATATACGACGAGCGCTGCGGGGCTTGATAAACACTTGCCCATCAGCGATTACTGCTGCAGCATGTACACGTCACTGGTAAGCGCTACTTTGAGAAGAAATCGCCGCGGTACTGACGTCGGGGGTGAACGCGCCGACCGGAAGTACGCACGTCGACCGATCGACGAGACGTCCTCAGTGAGCCCTCGCGAGCCCTCTCTTCGAGAGAAACGGTCAGTGGACCGCGATGTATACGTTTCTGTGCGTGATTCTTCTGTCGGGAACCCTGTGTTACGTCTGTGCCACCTCTTCGGTTCGCCGTGACCTGGGGGACCTACTGGGACGTTTCACGTCGAGACGTTTGGACGTTGGCTAGGGGGTAAGTAGGGTGAATGCTGGGGTGGACACGGGAGGTCCTCGTGAGCTGAAGCAAGGTGACACACCACCCTATAGGGTCTAAACTAGTTTGAAGCTCCGTTAATTTCATTCTGCGTAGCAGAGGTTCTCCTTGAAAAATTCTCCTAATTGAAAGCAGCCACGCCAGGGAGTCGTTTTTAATTCATCGCATCCTAGATTCATTTCGACGCGAATTTATCGCGCTTTTGCTTCCCAATTGGGCCTACGCCGCAGTTATCGAACTCATTTGTCGACCCGCGTTATTATTCAGGCGGTCTGCAATTGCACCGCGCGGAAACGCTGGCGCCGGAAGGAAACCCCATTAATAAAGGGAGCGGTCTGGTGATTGCGAAACAATCGGCAAATTTTTGCCCCGTTTTCCGCCGTGGAACGCAACAACCGCGTCTGACCTAATAACTGTGCCACCACTGCGGCAGGGGCGGCGGCGTGTCGAGGCAACGAGGACGGCCAGATAGCAATCTTCCGATCGAATTGATACGTGACCCGTTGCCCTGTTCAAATCGCACCCCACAGACGCGTAATTACGCGGAAATCGATCTTCCGTCGAGCAATTTATGGCCGTTTAAACGCAATAACGTAAATAACGAATGGAGGAACCGCGCGCAGGAGAATCCTCGATGTCAGTTTATCTTCGTTGATGTCTTCGCACACGAGGAACTGCGttgcctgattattctgtttcggCGTGGGTACAACGACTGACGACGTGTTTAAATCTTGAGTGGACTTTGAGTTGCTAGAATGCGTTCAGCGGgagactgaatattaatgagGTGCACAGTGCTTCCGTTTGCTTTGGACTCGGAATATGAGGAAAGGGGTAAGAGTAGAGAGGATTTTCTGAGTTTGGATTAATACTTTCTGTGGAGGGAGGGGGAATATTGATAACTGCGATCTAAGCTGTGTATAGAAGTTtggtttgtatttttaatgatatGAATTAAAAATACCTGAAAGTATTCTCGAGTGGGGAGGTAGGTTTAATCTTGAGGGATTATTGAGTCGTCGGGGAGGGAACCACCTGTTTCAGTGATATTTGGGAAAGAGCATTCACCCTACATCTATGTGTTATAAAATCTATCTATCTAGAATCTGGATATATAGAATCGAATTGAGAAGTTCCAAAAATTGTCCAAGTGCCAATACCTTCAGCATTCCTTCACAGCTTACCTATTATCCTGAGAGCAAGAGTCCCTTAAGCAAAATCTTCACACCCCATCTTAAGGGTAGAAATTCTCCAAACACCTTCACAATACGCCTCTTATCTCGAAGTCAAAAGTCTTGCAAGCCAAAACCTTGACAATTTACCTAGCCATTCTGAAAGTCGAACTCCTCCAATCAGAATCTTCACAACCCACCTATTCTCTTAAACACCAAAGTCTTTTCAAGAAGACTTTCATAACCTACCATCCCGAAGACAAAATCCCTTCAAACAAAATCGCCTCTGAAATGTCTGACCCAACCAATTCACACTTATTCTACTCAACAGTTAGTCGTAATCGCGCTGGCAAGCTGCGTGGCAGCCGCCCCCGCAGAGGATGTGATACCAATCGTCAGCCAAAGCCAAGAGGGTCCAAACCCAGACGGATCGTACAAATGGAGCTACGAGTCAGGGAACGGGATTAAGGCCCAGGAAGAGGGTCAGGTGAAGAACGCAGGCTCGGAGAACGAGGCAATGAACGCGCAG contains:
- the Cpr22 gene encoding cuticular protein 22, which gives rise to MYTSLLVVIALASCVAAAPAEDVIPIVSQSQEGPNPDGSYKWSYESGNGIKAQEEGQVKNAGSENEAMNAQGSFSYPSDDGQQISLTYVADENGFQPQGAHLPTTPEIPPLIQKALEWIAAHPSKEDQNQV